In Nostoc sp. UHCC 0926, a single genomic region encodes these proteins:
- a CDS encoding eCIS core domain-containing protein translates to MREHVSQSKKATTASFSIPSLKHRIPGFGLDSSQASPQAVPLVQPLHKPLTHDISRIPLRNPQAKLSISQPGDKYEQEADSVAQQVMQRIAQPVNRQSIQREALPEEEQLQMKPMANSITPLVQRQEMLEDEEELQMKSLDNSTLQRQEMPEDEEELQMKPMVQRRAEASMAAAPDLEASINQARGGGQAMAKNIRHPMEVAFGTDFSGVKVHTDGQSDQLNRSIQARAFTTGQDVFFRQGEYNPGSRGGQELLAHELTHVVQQNGGAVQRSQLKQPSSASMFIVQRVISNTQQTNTNRCWAAVGYAIHKHFGGQEPTEASFVTNFGSASARAKYLNNEVCDIDDIIGSSSAQNHLTGHDGVGEYGKSGLTAKFNKNEPIVANVGGVHYIILTGGHSEPNKEYAITYMDPDTGTTLQDQQCTLNRAKTKVTGVGTYKLTNLYYTG, encoded by the coding sequence ATGAGAGAACATGTAAGCCAGTCCAAAAAAGCTACCACTGCTTCCTTCTCAATACCATCTCTGAAACACCGGATACCCGGCTTTGGTTTAGATTCCTCACAAGCTTCACCCCAAGCAGTTCCATTGGTGCAGCCACTTCATAAACCTCTCACCCACGACATTAGTCGAATACCCTTGCGTAATCCCCAAGCAAAACTCTCAATTAGCCAGCCTGGGGATAAATATGAACAGGAAGCCGATAGTGTAGCACAGCAGGTAATGCAAAGAATAGCGCAACCTGTAAATCGCCAGTCTATTCAACGAGAAGCATTGCCAGAAGAAGAACAATTGCAGATGAAACCGATGGCAAATTCCATCACTCCTTTGGTGCAACGACAAGAAATGCTAGAGGATGAGGAAGAATTGCAAATGAAATCTCTGGACAATAGCACACTGCAACGTCAAGAAATGCCAGAGGATGAGGAAGAATTGCAGATGAAGCCGATGGTGCAGCGTCGGGCTGAGGCTTCTATGGCTGCTGCGCCTGACCTGGAAGCGTCCATCAATCAGGCAAGGGGTGGCGGACAGGCGATGGCAAAGAATATTCGCCATCCGATGGAGGTGGCGTTTGGCACTGATTTTAGTGGGGTGAAGGTTCACACAGATGGTCAATCTGACCAGTTGAATCGGTCAATTCAGGCGCGTGCTTTCACGACGGGACAGGATGTGTTCTTTCGGCAGGGGGAATATAATCCTGGAAGTCGGGGTGGGCAGGAGTTGCTGGCGCATGAGTTGACTCATGTTGTGCAGCAGAATGGGGGGGCGGTGCAGCGATCGCAATTGAAGCAGCCGAGTAGTGCGAGTATGTTCATCGTCCAACGGGTGATCAGCAATACCCAACAAACTAACACCAATAGATGCTGGGCAGCGGTCGGCTATGCAATACATAAACACTTTGGGGGACAAGAACCGACCGAGGCATCATTCGTTACTAATTTTGGTAGCGCCAGTGCCAGAGCAAAATATCTGAATAATGAAGTATGTGATATAGATGACATCATCGGAAGTTCATCGGCCCAGAATCACTTAACGGGGCATGACGGTGTCGGCGAATATGGGAAATCGGGGTTAACAGCAAAGTTCAATAAAAACGAGCCAATCGTGGCGAACGTAGGTGGAGTTCACTACATAATCCTCACCGGTGGCCATTCAGAACCGAACAAAGAGTATGCAATAACATACATGGACCCGGACACCGGAACGACCCTTCAAGATCAACAATGCACGCTAAACAGAGCAAAGACGAAGGTAACCGGGGTTGGGACGTACAAACTGACCAATTTGTATTACACGGGATGA
- a CDS encoding type II toxin-antitoxin system RelE/ParE family toxin — protein sequence MKIGWTPKSLRAFKRLIRKNPNLRPLIEQTLRQLAEDPFHPSLHTHKLKGDLSNIWSCSIDYSYRLLFEFVENPEEQEEGILLINLGDHDQVY from the coding sequence ATGAAAATCGGTTGGACACCTAAATCCCTTCGTGCTTTTAAACGTCTAATCCGTAAAAACCCGAATCTTAGACCCCTGATTGAACAAACATTACGCCAGTTAGCCGAAGATCCCTTTCATCCAAGCTTACACACCCACAAGCTTAAAGGCGATTTATCAAATATCTGGTCATGTTCAATTGATTATAGTTATCGTCTTTTGTTTGAATTTGTGGAAAATCCTGAAGAGCAAGAAGAAGGGATATTACTCATAAATTTGGGAGATCATGATCAAGTATATTAG
- a CDS encoding FHA domain-containing protein: protein MPANRCPNPSCEYFNRALPNNAKVCPWCSTPLGNVVSSTPEPPSQPPPSQPPPSQQPPIQYQRPPTNQPNYEVPQQAPVDYSTVYQQRVSYPPTPPVYTPPPQRAPLLKLIHTTGREFNLVGEGGYIGRRSQSPGIAPPEIDLTGIPSEGIISRRHARVDWDWSQNAYMIVDMSTNGIYLNNTSLTPGMQYRLLNGDSLRFGQDNLVNFTVYVV, encoded by the coding sequence ATGCCTGCAAATCGGTGCCCTAATCCCAGTTGCGAATATTTTAACCGCGCCCTGCCTAACAATGCTAAGGTTTGTCCCTGGTGTTCCACTCCTCTGGGTAATGTAGTTTCCTCTACACCAGAACCACCTAGTCAACCACCGCCTAGTCAACCACCGCCCAGTCAACAACCACCTATTCAGTATCAGCGGCCACCAACAAACCAGCCTAACTACGAAGTTCCCCAACAAGCTCCCGTTGATTATTCAACAGTCTATCAGCAACGGGTTTCTTATCCCCCAACACCGCCTGTTTATACTCCCCCACCTCAAAGAGCGCCACTCTTAAAGTTGATTCATACCACCGGAAGAGAATTTAACCTCGTTGGGGAAGGAGGTTATATTGGTCGCCGCAGTCAGAGTCCAGGAATAGCGCCGCCAGAAATTGACTTGACTGGCATTCCCAGTGAGGGAATAATCTCTCGTCGTCATGCGCGAGTCGATTGGGACTGGTCGCAAAATGCATACATGATTGTTGATATGAGTACAAATGGTATTTATTTAAACAATACTTCTCTAACTCCTGGTATGCAATATCGCCTGCTTAATGGCGATTCACTGCGATTTGGTCAGGATAATCTAGTGAATTTCACTGTATATGTTGTGTAA
- a CDS encoding substrate-binding domain-containing protein — translation MPSFESFYQEYPCSYNSPLTCDRPFQTAQQIKGAKFCLECGFPATLPQQAEIKGNQGTYQIASFVGVRGLGRLYSGIQLKDKQPVIIKEYLLPNRSFNESETRKRKETFKQVGGVSLADSRIQNFRLVETKEAIADEKGERCYLITKGVELSQTLGKYLIDKGAMTSPEVREVLNQGLQTLQFLHTQKLRFPSNQTQLGITHGNINLDSTLIKVENNQKFSIYFCDLAIWENLFLPPIITQPALARPEQDLESLGLVAFSLWAGRTTNFSSNQPLDPRDNQQWPNTDSHLKQFIYRLIGLETRFESAEAARQALLELPKEDHGKSSVGSPASQEREKRFPIPLILLVILAFLLLGGGIWYWLWGKKTVSSNQYIQWSGLVRNFSEVPNIPSGQFTYTGEKDSTWSFVLTQPVDNSRLGDLLTRPKSDATATFNYESVLSSNIDNPIKSIEEVQTSKKDFAITSLVDKITDKLAKKPVAYDGLLVFVAFNKRDSNLASALGGEISLEQLRQIYTGKITNWQQISPKLPNLTLKPFAPTEPEAISKFQEIVLKNAPQDEALFAKVTKLDTTKTQNQIRSETLKGRTPGIISFGIISKTSSQCTGYPLAIADGNKSAIQPLFQRRDRRSINPSDDLCQHDDYYVDVTTFQSYPLGYPIFVVYPKDSNRLPGGSTFAQMLTTRQGQCLLRKVGLVALQPMPDDINSYACKSVP, via the coding sequence ATGCCTTCATTTGAATCTTTTTATCAAGAATACCCCTGCTCGTACAATTCTCCCTTAACTTGCGATCGCCCCTTCCAAACGGCGCAGCAAATCAAGGGTGCTAAGTTTTGCTTGGAATGTGGTTTTCCAGCAACTTTACCGCAGCAGGCTGAGATTAAAGGAAATCAGGGGACTTATCAAATAGCTAGTTTTGTTGGTGTGCGGGGTTTAGGCCGCTTATATTCAGGTATCCAACTCAAAGACAAACAGCCTGTAATCATCAAAGAATACCTGCTACCCAATCGTTCTTTTAATGAAAGCGAGACTCGGAAGCGCAAAGAGACTTTTAAACAAGTAGGTGGGGTAAGTTTAGCCGATAGTAGAATTCAAAACTTCCGTCTTGTCGAAACTAAAGAAGCGATCGCTGATGAAAAAGGAGAACGCTGTTATTTAATTACTAAAGGAGTAGAGTTATCTCAAACTTTAGGTAAATATCTAATAGACAAGGGAGCAATGACATCTCCTGAAGTCCGTGAGGTCTTAAATCAAGGTCTACAAACTCTCCAGTTTCTCCACACCCAAAAGCTGCGTTTTCCCTCAAACCAAACACAACTGGGTATCACTCACGGCAACATCAATTTAGATAGTACTTTAATTAAAGTAGAAAATAATCAAAAATTTTCTATATACTTTTGTGATTTAGCTATCTGGGAAAACTTATTTCTTCCGCCCATTATTACTCAACCCGCGCTCGCCAGACCTGAGCAAGATTTAGAATCATTAGGATTGGTAGCCTTTTCTTTATGGGCAGGACGTACAACTAATTTTTCATCCAACCAGCCTCTCGATCCTAGAGATAATCAACAATGGCCAAATACCGATAGCCATTTAAAGCAGTTTATTTATCGATTAATTGGGCTGGAAACTCGTTTCGAGAGTGCAGAAGCAGCTCGTCAAGCATTACTGGAACTTCCCAAAGAAGATCATGGCAAAAGTTCAGTAGGCTCACCAGCTTCTCAAGAAAGAGAAAAGCGTTTCCCAATCCCCTTAATTCTGCTAGTAATTCTGGCTTTCTTACTACTTGGGGGGGGAATTTGGTATTGGCTTTGGGGTAAGAAAACAGTTAGTTCTAATCAATATATACAATGGTCTGGACTTGTGCGGAATTTCTCTGAAGTCCCTAACATTCCTTCCGGACAATTTACTTACACAGGAGAAAAAGACAGTACATGGAGCTTTGTTTTAACGCAACCAGTGGACAACAGTCGTTTAGGAGATTTATTGACCAGACCAAAGTCAGATGCAACAGCAACATTTAACTATGAATCTGTTTTGTCATCAAATATAGATAATCCGATAAAAAGTATCGAAGAAGTCCAAACAAGCAAAAAAGATTTTGCAATTACTAGTTTGGTAGACAAGATCACAGATAAACTTGCTAAAAAACCAGTTGCTTATGATGGGTTACTGGTATTTGTAGCATTTAATAAGAGAGACTCAAATCTTGCTAGTGCTCTTGGAGGGGAAATAAGTCTTGAGCAATTACGTCAAATTTATACAGGTAAAATTACTAATTGGCAGCAAATTAGCCCCAAACTTCCAAATCTGACTCTGAAACCTTTTGCCCCAACTGAACCGGAAGCAATCAGTAAATTTCAAGAAATAGTTCTCAAAAACGCCCCTCAGGACGAAGCTTTATTTGCAAAGGTTACTAAACTTGATACAACAAAAACCCAAAACCAGATACGCAGCGAGACTCTAAAGGGGCGAACTCCTGGTATCATCAGTTTTGGGATTATCAGTAAAACTTCGAGTCAGTGTACTGGCTATCCCCTAGCGATCGCAGATGGCAACAAGTCAGCGATTCAACCTCTGTTTCAACGGCGCGATCGCCGCTCAATTAATCCCTCAGATGATTTGTGTCAACATGATGATTATTATGTTGATGTCACAACTTTCCAAAGCTACCCTTTGGGATACCCTATTTTTGTAGTGTACCCTAAAGACAGCAACCGCCTGCCTGGTGGTTCTACATTTGCCCAGATGCTAACCACTCGTCAGGGTCAGTGTTTACTTAGGAAAGTAGGTCTTGTAGCTTTACAACCTATGCCTGATGATATAAATTCCTATGCCTGCAAATCGGTGCCCTAA
- a CDS encoding response regulator transcription factor: protein MTNDHKKLSVLLVDDEERFRQGLRTLLNFYSINSALPVEVVGDADTVEQVLKLTAQKCPDLILLDMQLKGCDGITVLARLKETAYTGKVLVLSAHQEDDWIFRAMQAGAAGYVFKNRLATQLCEAIDTVTRSEIYLPSEVASRFFRFFQAYSDSSMKASHEVHLTQREQEVLHWLTQGASNEEIAKHLYVTVATVKAHLTSIFEKLKVTSRTQAIVAALKLGLVHA from the coding sequence ATGACTAATGATCATAAAAAACTTTCAGTTTTGCTGGTAGATGATGAAGAACGCTTCCGCCAGGGGTTACGTACCCTCCTCAACTTTTATAGTATTAATTCTGCTTTACCTGTAGAAGTTGTGGGTGATGCTGATACTGTAGAGCAAGTTTTAAAATTAACAGCCCAGAAGTGTCCAGATTTAATTTTGCTGGATATGCAATTGAAAGGATGTGATGGGATTACAGTTTTGGCACGTCTTAAGGAAACTGCTTACACTGGCAAGGTTTTAGTATTGTCGGCTCATCAAGAAGATGACTGGATTTTTAGAGCAATGCAGGCGGGAGCCGCAGGTTATGTGTTTAAAAATCGTTTGGCAACACAATTGTGTGAAGCTATTGACACTGTTACAAGGTCAGAAATTTATCTACCTTCAGAAGTTGCTAGTCGATTTTTCCGGTTTTTTCAGGCTTATTCAGACTCTAGTATGAAAGCATCTCATGAGGTGCATTTAACCCAAAGAGAGCAAGAAGTTTTACACTGGTTAACTCAAGGTGCTTCTAATGAAGAAATCGCTAAACATTTATATGTAACAGTTGCTACTGTTAAGGCGCATCTCACAAGTATTTTTGAAAAATTGAAGGTTACTAGCCGGACTCAAGCTATTGTGGCTGCTCTCAAGTTAGGATTAGTTCACGCTTGA
- a CDS encoding sensor histidine kinase — MTLGFSVQKLENGSNYLNSSDIQSFCQLESEQLTSQYPIFFARIVYHDYLLENHQEVIHYGQDQASFSPKVLAYLRSEVWLTDFPPALTLHEFRLKDFSSISYICPIGYRNQKPEYIQIITHEPLSSSLQLYVKRSAMLLSKYVDIYLDYGRQKTEIQLLENILHRVGHQLRNSLGLIGLYAHNLYLGLKDSPWQEQATIIGESIEDLDTNLNELIDCGQSAKLRVTFQDLRNLLVESITNLQPLINQKKIKISIPDTSTILKIDRLQMKQVFDNILSNAVHFSPNSGTITCSWQIFQDEVLIKILDQGPGLSQEDLQKVFTPFYSRRRGGTGLGLTIAKKIILDHQGSIWPQVLSERGAQFSIVLPRSRRR, encoded by the coding sequence ATGACACTAGGCTTTTCTGTACAAAAACTAGAAAATGGCTCTAATTATTTGAATTCCTCAGATATTCAGAGCTTTTGTCAGCTAGAGTCTGAGCAGCTAACTAGTCAGTATCCAATTTTTTTCGCTCGGATTGTCTATCATGATTATTTGCTAGAAAATCATCAGGAAGTTATACATTATGGTCAAGACCAAGCTTCTTTTTCGCCAAAAGTTTTAGCTTATTTGCGGTCAGAAGTATGGCTTACAGACTTTCCGCCTGCTTTGACTTTACATGAATTTAGACTTAAGGACTTTTCATCCATTTCTTACATTTGCCCCATAGGCTATAGAAATCAAAAACCTGAATACATTCAAATCATTACTCATGAACCTCTGTCATCGAGTTTGCAATTATACGTAAAACGCTCTGCTATGCTCCTGAGTAAGTATGTAGATATTTACTTAGACTATGGAAGACAAAAAACTGAAATTCAACTCCTGGAAAATATCTTGCATCGAGTAGGTCATCAATTGCGTAACTCTCTAGGACTTATCGGATTGTATGCACATAACTTATACTTAGGGTTAAAGGATAGTCCTTGGCAAGAGCAAGCAACAATCATTGGCGAAAGTATAGAAGATTTAGATACTAATTTAAATGAGCTTATTGATTGTGGTCAAAGTGCAAAATTAAGGGTAACATTTCAAGATTTAAGAAATTTGTTAGTTGAAAGTATCACAAATTTACAACCTCTAATTAATCAGAAAAAAATTAAAATATCGATTCCCGATACATCGACAATACTGAAGATAGACAGATTGCAAATGAAACAAGTCTTTGACAATATCCTCAGTAATGCTGTTCATTTCAGTCCGAATTCAGGAACTATTACCTGTAGCTGGCAAATTTTTCAAGATGAAGTTTTAATTAAAATCTTAGATCAAGGGCCAGGACTATCTCAAGAGGATTTACAAAAAGTATTTACCCCATTTTATTCCCGACGTAGAGGAGGTACAGGGCTGGGTTTAACTATCGCTAAAAAAATTATTCTGGATCATCAAGGAAGTATCTGGCCACAAGTTTTGTCAGAAAGGGGAGCGCAATTTTCTATAGTTTTGCCTCGATCAAGGAGGAGATAA